Proteins from one Leptospira bourretii genomic window:
- a CDS encoding rhodanese-related sulfurtransferase, protein MKKFLFNRYDKETLKKRVEMDTRERRVISFYRYVKLEDPIQFRDKLYDAFEDLGILGRIYLAKEGINAQFSIPIENYEALRSAVDSIPELNKIYFNDAVEDKKESFIKLAIKVRKKIVADGLDDSKFDPSDVGTHLTPLEFHEALSEPGVVVVDLRNNYESEVGHFENAILPDVGTFREELPLVEDLLKENKDKKILLYCTGGIRCEKASAYLKYKGFSKVHQLRGGIINYAKAVQDAGIPSKFKGKNFVFDDRLGERVTDDVLTVCYTCGKPSDRHTNCANLGCHVLLVQCEDCSKELLGCCSEECKNIILLPEDVQKNLRKENIKNKKYPTHHLTRKLVGR, encoded by the coding sequence ATGAAAAAGTTTTTATTCAACCGTTATGACAAAGAAACCTTAAAAAAACGTGTGGAAATGGACACAAGGGAACGCCGTGTCATTTCCTTTTACCGTTATGTGAAACTGGAAGACCCAATTCAATTTCGGGACAAACTATATGATGCCTTTGAAGATTTAGGTATCCTCGGTAGAATTTATTTAGCAAAAGAAGGGATCAATGCCCAATTTTCAATCCCGATTGAAAACTATGAAGCCCTACGTTCGGCAGTAGATTCCATTCCCGAACTAAACAAAATCTATTTTAATGATGCTGTCGAAGATAAAAAAGAAAGTTTTATCAAACTCGCCATTAAGGTTCGCAAAAAAATTGTAGCTGATGGACTTGATGATTCAAAATTTGATCCTTCGGATGTTGGAACTCATCTAACACCTCTCGAGTTTCATGAAGCCCTTTCCGAACCTGGTGTGGTTGTGGTGGATTTACGAAATAATTATGAATCCGAAGTCGGACATTTTGAGAATGCCATTCTACCTGATGTGGGAACGTTTAGAGAAGAACTACCTCTTGTGGAAGATCTCTTAAAAGAAAACAAAGATAAAAAAATTCTACTCTACTGCACCGGTGGGATTCGTTGTGAAAAAGCCAGTGCGTATCTGAAATACAAAGGTTTTTCCAAAGTCCACCAATTGCGTGGAGGGATCATCAATTATGCAAAAGCTGTGCAAGATGCCGGAATCCCTTCTAAGTTTAAAGGGAAGAACTTTGTTTTTGATGATCGTTTAGGAGAACGAGTGACAGATGATGTTCTAACCGTTTGTTATACTTGTGGAAAACCAAGTGATCGGCATACCAACTGCGCCAATCTCGGTTGCCATGTTCTTCTTGTTCAATGTGAAGATTGTTCTAAAGAACTTCTTGGTTGTTGTTCCGAGGAATGTAAAAATATCATCTTACTCCCAGAAGATGTACAAAAAAACTTACGAAAAGAAAATATCAAAAACAAAAAGTATCCGACACACCATCTAACAAGGAAACTAGTAGGAAGATAA
- a CDS encoding ABC transporter permease yields the protein MWKQNFTALQTIVRREWIRIIRIWVQTLIPPVITMALYFLIFGELVGRQIGKIGEFTYIEFIVPGLIMMSVITNSYNNVVSSFFSSKFQKNIEELLVSPTSPYTIVIGYTFGGVVRGIFVGILVTLTSLFFTNLRFHNPFVILFTVLMTSILFSLGGFFNALFAKKFDDVTIIPTFILTPLTYLGGVFYSVKNLPGFWQMVSYFNPILYMVNLFRYGFIGVTDVNLYFSFGFIILLSGILFIINVRLMKIGYGIRN from the coding sequence ATGTGGAAACAAAACTTCACAGCCTTACAGACCATTGTGCGAAGAGAATGGATTCGCATCATTCGGATCTGGGTGCAAACTCTTATCCCACCAGTCATCACGATGGCCTTATATTTTTTAATTTTTGGAGAACTAGTTGGTCGTCAAATTGGGAAAATAGGAGAATTTACTTATATTGAGTTCATTGTTCCGGGCCTAATTATGATGAGTGTCATTACCAATTCATACAACAATGTCGTATCTTCCTTTTTCTCCAGTAAGTTCCAGAAAAACATCGAAGAGTTACTCGTGTCACCAACCTCACCTTATACCATTGTCATCGGTTATACCTTTGGTGGTGTTGTTCGAGGAATCTTTGTGGGAATACTTGTCACACTTACCTCTCTATTTTTTACAAACCTCAGGTTCCATAATCCGTTTGTGATTCTTTTCACTGTCCTTATGACGTCCATTTTGTTTTCTTTAGGTGGGTTCTTTAATGCACTGTTTGCAAAAAAATTTGATGATGTGACTATCATTCCCACCTTCATTTTAACTCCCCTTACGTATCTTGGTGGAGTTTTTTATTCGGTAAAAAACCTACCCGGATTTTGGCAAATGGTTTCTTACTTCAATCCCATCCTTTATATGGTGAACTTGTTTCGTTATGGATTTATTGGTGTGACCGATGTAAATTTATACTTTTCTTTTGGGTTCATCATTCTACTTTCAGGAATTCTTTTTATCATCAATGTGAGGTTAATGAAAATTGGTTATGGAATCAGAAACTAA
- a CDS encoding glutathione S-transferase family protein yields MTKPVLISFKLCPYVQRSVINLLEKKVDYDIKYIDLANKPDWFLKISPFGKVPVLQVGDDVIFESAVINEYLDETSAPALHPKDPIQKAKHRSWTEFASALLVDQYGWTMAKEKTDSDKKREELLSKFKILEAGLPSPTGNSLFFAGSKMHLVDTAFAPFFMRLQFLADHNPELYLLNDFPKIQKWSETLLSLPSVKNSVLPEVPKEYLEFIKAHHSWMGGIL; encoded by the coding sequence ATGACAAAACCCGTTCTCATCAGCTTTAAACTTTGTCCCTATGTCCAAAGATCTGTGATCAACCTTCTTGAAAAAAAAGTGGATTATGATATCAAATACATCGACCTCGCAAACAAACCTGATTGGTTTTTAAAGATCTCTCCGTTTGGGAAAGTACCCGTCTTACAAGTGGGAGACGATGTCATTTTTGAATCTGCGGTCATCAATGAATACCTAGACGAAACAAGCGCACCGGCTCTTCATCCGAAAGATCCTATCCAAAAGGCCAAACATCGCTCCTGGACAGAATTTGCCAGTGCCCTCCTTGTGGACCAATACGGATGGACGATGGCAAAGGAAAAAACAGATTCCGATAAAAAAAGAGAAGAACTCCTTTCCAAATTCAAAATCTTAGAAGCAGGCCTTCCTTCTCCCACTGGCAATTCTCTTTTCTTTGCTGGATCCAAAATGCATTTGGTGGATACTGCCTTTGCTCCATTTTTTATGCGCCTGCAATTTTTGGCCGATCACAACCCAGAACTTTATTTGCTGAATGATTTTCCAAAAATCCAAAAGTGGAGCGAAACTTTACTTTCATTGCCTTCTGTAAAGAATTCTGTTTTACCAGAAGTGCCTAAAGAATATCTTGAATTTATCAAAGCCCACCATTCCTGGATGGGAGGAATACTATAG
- a CDS encoding ABC transporter ATP-binding protein, whose protein sequence is MQKYAIELEGLEKTYANGVKALRSINLKVESGDFFALLGPNGAGKSTTIGILSSLINKTGGKVKIFGTDIDLQPDLAKTFLGIVPQEFNFGIFEAVEQILINQAGFYGIPYKEAKEKVEYYLEKLSLIDKRKSAAGQLSGGMKRRLMIARALVHDPQLLILDEPTAGVDIEIRRSMWEFLKELNQAGKTIILTTHYLEEAESLCKNIAIIDKGEIVENTSMKKLLHRLDKETFIIDLKKSIKSKPISKKFTWDWLDDHSLEVQLDKKESVNQLFTELTKLNLEVLSLRNKSNRLEELFLSLTGKN, encoded by the coding sequence ATGCAAAAATACGCAATCGAACTCGAAGGTCTAGAAAAAACATATGCCAATGGAGTGAAAGCCCTTCGTTCCATAAATCTGAAAGTAGAATCAGGAGATTTTTTTGCCTTACTTGGACCCAATGGTGCAGGGAAATCAACAACCATTGGAATTTTAAGTTCTCTGATTAATAAAACAGGAGGGAAAGTCAAAATCTTTGGAACAGACATTGATTTGCAACCTGACCTTGCCAAAACCTTTCTTGGGATTGTTCCCCAAGAATTTAATTTTGGAATTTTTGAAGCTGTGGAACAAATCCTAATCAACCAAGCAGGTTTTTACGGAATCCCATACAAAGAAGCCAAGGAAAAAGTTGAATATTACTTAGAAAAACTATCACTGATCGACAAACGGAAGTCAGCTGCAGGCCAACTCAGCGGAGGGATGAAACGAAGACTGATGATTGCAAGGGCCCTCGTCCACGATCCCCAACTTCTGATTTTAGATGAACCCACAGCAGGTGTGGACATCGAAATCCGTAGGTCGATGTGGGAATTTTTAAAAGAACTAAACCAAGCCGGAAAAACCATCATCCTCACTACCCATTACCTGGAAGAAGCAGAATCTCTATGTAAGAACATAGCCATCATCGATAAAGGAGAGATTGTGGAAAACACTTCAATGAAAAAACTCCTCCATCGTTTGGACAAAGAAACTTTTATTATCGATTTAAAAAAATCGATCAAATCGAAACCAATCTCAAAAAAGTTCACCTGGGACTGGTTAGATGACCATAGTTTAGAAGTTCAGTTGGATAAAAAAGAATCGGTGAACCAATTGTTTACCGAACTTACAAAACTGAACTTAGAAGTTCTGAGCCTTAGAAATAAATCCAATCGATTGGAAGAACTCTTTTTATCATTAACAGGAAAAAACTAA
- a CDS encoding BolA family protein produces MESETKNSRLNRMETILQEKFQPVSILLRDVSLEHAGHPGMTKDSKETHFRLQMVSSKFSGRSTVENHRLVYAELGEEFKKGLHALEMDLSAP; encoded by the coding sequence ATGGAATCAGAAACTAAAAACTCAAGACTGAATCGAATGGAAACCATCCTTCAAGAAAAATTTCAACCTGTGTCAATCCTCCTTCGAGACGTATCTCTTGAACATGCAGGCCACCCAGGAATGACCAAGGATTCCAAAGAAACCCATTTCCGTTTGCAAATGGTTTCCTCCAAATTTTCCGGAAGATCCACGGTAGAAAACCACCGATTGGTCTACGCTGAACTCGGAGAAGAATTTAAGAAAGGCCTCCATGCTCTGGAAATGGATCTTTCTGCTCCTTAG